From Homalodisca vitripennis isolate AUS2020 chromosome 1, UT_GWSS_2.1, whole genome shotgun sequence, the proteins below share one genomic window:
- the LOC124364327 gene encoding zinc finger protein 239-like, producing the protein MKVHRTKESFVCDFCGKEFRVRHILEEHRRSHTKEVPYVCDVCGKKFSFQSTYWLHRKWHDNPFPYKCDDCGRLFRHSSVLAVHRRKHSGERPYKCSYCSFTFTVSSALKRHLILHTKEYPFNCDICNRGYTARFRYMEHLFKVHNITIEKPLKTDFKMVVRDVEDKIKGNVVTRDVTTEKIASEDIAPENLAVDIVTDVATESVIEETIVESLDYFYDQDNTIEIFRKVDNETVVDDLYNFQSSL; encoded by the coding sequence ATGAAAGTTCACAGGACTAAAGAGTCATTCGTCTGTGACTTTTGTGGCAAAGAATTTAGGGTTCGACACATTTTGGAGGAACATCGTAGATCCCATACAAAGGAAGTGCCATATGTTTGTGACGTATGTGGCAAGAAGTTCAGCTTTCAAAGCACTTACTGGCTCCATCGAAAGTGGCATGACAACCCATTCCCATACAAGTGTGATGATTGCGGACGACTCTTCAGGCATTCCTCTGTACTCGCTGTTCATAGAAGAAAACATTCAGGAGAGAGACCTTATAAGTGTTCTTACTGTTCTTTTACATTTACCGTCAGCAGTGCATTAAAACGTCATTTAATTTTGCATACCAAGGAATATCCTTTTAATTGTGATATCTGCAACCGAGGGTACACAGCACGCTTTCGGTACATGGAACACTTGTTTAAAGTACACAACATCACAATTGAAAAACCTTTGAAAACAGACTTCAAGATGGTTGTCCGTGATGTAGAAGACAAAATAAAAGGAAATGTAGTTACAAGAGATGTAACTACAGAAAAAATAGCTTCAGAAGATATAGCTCCAGAAAACTTAGCTGTAGATATTGTTACAGATGTTGCTACAGAATCGGTCATTGAGGAGACGATTGTGGAGAGCCTAGATTATTTTTATGACCAAGATAATACTATTGAAATTTTTAGAAAAGTAGATAATGAAACTGTTGTTGATGATTTGTACAATTTTCAGTCAAGTTTATGA